From Pseudomonas alcaligenes, a single genomic window includes:
- a CDS encoding NYN domain-containing protein: protein MAAVSCVGPSVKKIALFVDVQNLYYTVRQAHGCHFHYAALWAQVSAAGEIAEAYAYAIDRGDPKQRAFQQILRNLGFEVKLKPYIQRSDGSAKGDWDVGITIDVLDAAARVDEVVLASGDGDFDLLLDKLRSAHGVSSTVYGVAGLTANSLIRAADRYVPVEGALLLKN from the coding sequence ATGGCGGCCGTTTCCTGTGTGGGCCCCAGCGTGAAGAAGATCGCCCTGTTCGTCGATGTGCAGAACCTCTATTACACCGTGCGCCAGGCCCATGGCTGCCACTTCCACTATGCCGCGCTGTGGGCCCAGGTCAGCGCCGCCGGCGAGATCGCCGAAGCCTACGCCTACGCCATCGACCGTGGCGACCCCAAGCAGCGGGCCTTCCAGCAGATCCTGCGCAACCTCGGCTTCGAGGTGAAGCTCAAGCCCTATATCCAGCGCAGCGACGGTTCGGCCAAGGGCGACTGGGACGTCGGCATCACCATCGACGTGCTGGATGCCGCGGCGCGGGTCGACGAGGTGGTGCTGGCTTCCGGCGACGGCGACTTCGACCTGCTGCTGGACAAGCTGCGCAGCGCCCATGGCGTGAGCAGTACCGTGTATGGCGTGGCCGGGCTGACCGCCAACTCGCTGATTCGTGCCGCCGACCGCTATGTGCCGGTTGAAGGCGCCCTGTTGCTGAAGAACTGA
- a CDS encoding PolC-type DNA polymerase III produces MERIAVIDFETTGMSPAQNARPTEIGVAIIEGERIVERYQSLMNAGAWIPPFIEQLTGISNAMVRSAPPVAQVMAEVADFVGDTPLLAHNAAFDAKFWDAELELLRRTRRQAFACSLLLSRRLLPEAPSHKLGNLNHWAGLPSTGQAHRALADAEMAANLTLHMAGQLRRRLGLGEVSHAYLCSLQKLSAAKVRALFKA; encoded by the coding sequence CTGGAACGCATCGCCGTTATCGACTTTGAAACCACCGGCATGTCGCCAGCGCAGAATGCCCGGCCGACCGAGATCGGCGTGGCCATCATCGAGGGCGAGCGGATCGTCGAGCGCTACCAGAGCCTGATGAATGCCGGGGCGTGGATTCCGCCGTTCATCGAACAGCTCACCGGCATCAGCAATGCCATGGTGCGTAGCGCGCCGCCGGTGGCCCAGGTGATGGCCGAGGTGGCCGACTTCGTTGGCGACACACCGCTGCTGGCGCACAACGCTGCCTTCGACGCCAAGTTCTGGGACGCCGAGCTGGAGCTGCTGCGGCGTACGCGCCGGCAGGCGTTCGCCTGCTCACTGCTGCTGTCGCGGCGCCTGCTGCCGGAGGCACCCAGCCACAAGCTGGGCAATCTCAACCACTGGGCCGGCCTGCCCAGCACCGGTCAGGCCCACCGCGCCCTGGCCGATGCCGAGATGGCGGCCAACCTGACCCTGCACATGGCCGGCCAGCTGCGCCGGCGCCTGGGCTTGGGCGAGGTCAGCCACGCCTATCTGTGCAGTCTGCAGAAACTCTCCGCGGCCAAGGTGCGGGCCCTGTTCAAGGCCTGA
- a CDS encoding DEAD/DEAH box helicase: protein MSFTSLGLIDPLLRTLEALDYRTPTPVQKEAIPAVLKGRDVLAAAQTGTGKTAGFALPLLQKLTMEGSQVAANSVRALVLVPTRELAEQVAQAVQQYAQNLPLRTYSVYGGVSINPQMMKLRKGIDLLVATPGRLLDLYRQNAVRFDQLQALVLDEADRMLDLGFARELDELFSALPRKRQTLLFSATFSDAIRLMAKELLRDPLSIEVSPRNAAAKSVKQWLTTVDKKRKSELFLHLYREKGWDQVLVFGKTRKGVDELEQLLLAEGIAADSIHGDKPQPSRLRALQRFKAGEVRVLAATDVAARGLDISELPRVVNLDLPIVAEDYVHRIGRTGRAGATGEAVSLVCADEVELLAAIETLIGQIIRREDEPGFEPDHRVPQTAPGGAVLKKPKKPKVKVIPGAGKGKIHMGNWFEEEPAKPKVKAVRALPKFGEKPRPKKG, encoded by the coding sequence ATGAGCTTCACCTCCCTCGGTCTGATCGACCCCCTGCTGCGTACCCTCGAAGCGCTCGACTACCGCACGCCGACGCCGGTGCAGAAAGAGGCGATTCCCGCCGTGCTCAAGGGCCGCGATGTGCTCGCCGCAGCGCAGACCGGCACCGGCAAGACCGCCGGCTTCGCCCTGCCGCTGCTGCAGAAACTGACCATGGAAGGCTCGCAGGTAGCGGCCAACTCGGTGCGCGCGCTGGTGCTGGTACCGACCCGCGAGCTGGCCGAGCAGGTGGCGCAGGCGGTGCAGCAGTACGCGCAGAACCTGCCGCTGCGCACCTACTCGGTGTACGGCGGGGTCAGCATCAACCCGCAGATGATGAAGCTGCGCAAGGGTATCGACCTGCTGGTGGCCACCCCCGGCCGCCTGCTCGACCTGTACCGGCAGAACGCGGTGCGCTTCGACCAGCTGCAGGCGCTGGTGCTGGACGAGGCCGACCGCATGCTCGACCTGGGCTTCGCCCGCGAGCTGGACGAACTGTTCAGCGCGTTGCCGCGCAAGCGCCAGACCCTGCTGTTCTCCGCCACCTTCTCCGACGCCATCCGCCTGATGGCCAAGGAGCTGCTGCGCGACCCGCTGTCGATCGAGGTCAGCCCGCGCAACGCGGCGGCCAAGAGCGTCAAGCAATGGCTGACCACGGTGGACAAGAAGCGCAAGAGCGAGCTGTTCCTGCACCTGTACCGCGAGAAGGGCTGGGATCAGGTGCTGGTGTTCGGCAAGACCCGCAAGGGCGTCGACGAGCTGGAGCAGCTGCTGCTGGCCGAAGGCATCGCCGCCGACTCGATCCATGGCGACAAGCCGCAGCCATCGCGCCTGCGCGCCCTGCAGCGCTTCAAGGCCGGTGAAGTGCGGGTGCTGGCTGCCACCGACGTGGCCGCGCGTGGCCTGGACATCAGCGAGCTGCCACGGGTGGTCAACCTCGACCTGCCGATCGTCGCCGAGGACTACGTGCACCGTATCGGGCGTACCGGTCGTGCCGGCGCCACGGGCGAGGCGGTGTCGCTGGTGTGCGCCGACGAAGTCGAGCTGCTGGCGGCCATCGAGACGCTGATCGGCCAGATCATCCGCCGCGAGGATGAGCCGGGCTTCGAACCGGATCACCGGGTGCCGCAGACCGCCCCCGGCGGCGCGGTGCTGAAGAAGCCGAAGAAGCCCAAGGTCAAAGTGATTCCCGGCGCCGGCAAGGGCAAGATCCACATGGGCAACTGGTTCGAGGAAGAGCCGGCCAAGCCCAAGGTCAAGGCCGTGCGCGCGCTGCCCAAGTTCGGCGAGAAGCCGCGCCCGAAAAAGGGCTGA